In a genomic window of Alcanivorax sp.:
- a CDS encoding OmpA family protein codes for MLLIVALMFPAAVMAEQAQPEEDRESGKPQVRENASLGSPTEKQWPLYEQPMLWMQDDSIYKENLGDRIETQQVEKQVLKTVKLPNVVPPIRYDSGVADIPDSYVAMLRDVLDGMRDKRNVRLHFVGHSDNVPLFGALKARLGDNVGLSRERAGTAAEFFQAALDLPAESISYEGKGEAEPIASNATAAGKAKNRRVEVQVWYDEVEQETVEKEVVVSEKLNRIKVCRVETVCKLTYKDGHSKRTKVRNLVPPLHFSGESPDIPPSFRNHVLQALDNLEDKQNVVIKLIGYTDDSPLVGRDARIYGDHLGLSKAHARRALLALQDSLKLPSSMLDSAGRGNTNPIASNESESGRALNRRIEVEFWYDDMLQSLPDEPQMCPEDSGAETVARVYDPPTGRIKPVPYEDGQPKIAEGYIARLGRILEDITDKSNVRLRFIGYTDNERLDRRTAMVYGDDIGLSTARARRVMEAISQELGLTEEQTEYEGRGYVQSDDVVNTGFVESDISRVEVQVVYDELAMLDDLDGVDIQRLTREVDVANPYDLNLMRITVDGKPLDDPGKSTPDVQRCTDVALEKADIQFKFDNLDIKPRLNVTAWPNSIRYQDVPDTELQENLVQFRIYSNYPAFIDKAEVRLFEKSASLRDTPLAVVPVDQNGYAEWLAEFESYQAPGRDLQYVLRVYDKDGRYDETAAQTLWVVDDLPESDLADKDDAYLAPDQELLVGYGENRLVRSDIPLKGGTIKVYGKHIPEDRQVFVAGRAVPVSRSEQTPGEFVVEEILPAGLHTMEVAVIDQEGNGELFLRDLELEKSDWFYVGIADVTASLSDTNGPAKLVTQDGHYDDDLSVDGRLAYYTHGKFGEDWELTSSADTLEGPVEDLFTGFMDKSPDAMFRRIDPDYHFPTYGDDSTVEDGAPTLGKFYLKLKKQDNYGLWGNFRTSYTDNSLSHIDRSLYGGNLHFQSDAVTSFGEKRFLFDGFVADPGTIPGRDEFRGTGGSLYYLRHLDVLEGSDRVRIEVRDKVSGMVLAVKNLVPALDYDIDYLQGRILLSEPLSASSADELLVSTDASGGNEVYLVARYEYATSFEEISNLSQGGRLHYWAGDHVKLGLTGSNSQEEGNSDLQAVDLTLRKSAKTWFKAELAGSEGSDNSTFLSSDGGFNFAGASNGAAPGQEDDIEADATRFDASVAFRDVWSESVDGTATAYQQKVEAGYSAPGVITAKETEQIGGTLSVPVTRSTDVTAKVDSSEQVQGLTIEAAELNVGHRLNDKWKVSTGVRQENREDNSALVPLTQVEGERTDVVVRGDYDSGSRWSAYGFAQSTAQSSGNQEDNDRIGAGGSWRFTDRLRSDGELSSGDMGVGARLGTEYLVSDRSNVYLNYALENERSDNGVRARRGNMSSGFKTRYSDTTSVYLEERYTHGDVPTGLTHATGIDIAPNDRWNYGGSLDFGTLSDRETGAELERRAAALKVGYAFNEVKFASVLEYRIDKAEALNLSTSERKTWLTKNSMKYQFTPDWRLIGKLNYSDSQSSLGELYDGSFIEAVMGYGYRPVYHDRLNVLAKYTYFYNMPSAGQVTLNNTAAEFIQKSHILSVDAIYDLTRRWSVGGKYAYRLGQISQDRVDPEFFDSRASLYILRADWHVIRHWDATVEARLLDLPDAQDQRSGALAAIYRHLNDNVKFGIGYNFSDFSDDLTDLDYDHQGAFINLVGKI; via the coding sequence ATGCTTCTGATTGTGGCGTTGATGTTCCCGGCAGCGGTAATGGCGGAGCAGGCGCAACCCGAAGAAGACAGGGAAAGCGGCAAACCACAGGTGCGTGAAAACGCGTCATTGGGCAGCCCGACAGAAAAGCAATGGCCTCTCTACGAGCAGCCAATGCTGTGGATGCAGGATGACAGCATCTACAAGGAGAACCTGGGCGATCGCATCGAGACACAACAGGTTGAGAAACAGGTGTTGAAAACGGTGAAGTTGCCCAATGTGGTGCCGCCGATCCGTTATGATTCCGGCGTGGCGGATATTCCTGATTCCTACGTGGCGATGCTGCGCGATGTGCTGGATGGGATGCGGGACAAGCGTAATGTTCGTCTGCATTTTGTTGGCCATTCCGACAATGTCCCCCTGTTCGGCGCCTTGAAGGCGCGCCTGGGCGACAATGTGGGATTGTCCCGTGAGCGGGCCGGTACCGCAGCAGAATTCTTTCAGGCCGCATTGGATCTGCCGGCAGAATCCATTTCCTATGAAGGGAAAGGGGAGGCGGAGCCGATAGCCAGCAATGCCACTGCTGCTGGCAAAGCCAAAAACCGTCGCGTGGAAGTGCAGGTCTGGTACGACGAGGTGGAGCAGGAAACGGTGGAGAAAGAAGTGGTCGTTTCCGAGAAGCTCAACCGGATCAAGGTTTGCCGGGTGGAGACCGTGTGCAAGCTCACCTACAAGGATGGCCATAGCAAACGCACCAAGGTAAGAAACCTGGTGCCGCCTTTGCACTTCAGTGGCGAGTCACCGGATATTCCTCCCTCATTCCGAAATCATGTGCTGCAGGCGCTGGATAACCTGGAAGACAAGCAGAACGTTGTAATCAAGCTGATCGGCTACACAGACGATTCGCCGCTGGTCGGTCGTGATGCCCGAATCTATGGCGACCATCTGGGTCTTTCCAAAGCGCATGCTCGCCGTGCGCTGCTGGCATTGCAGGATTCCCTGAAGCTGCCTTCTTCCATGCTTGACAGTGCCGGTCGTGGTAACACGAACCCCATTGCATCCAATGAATCTGAATCCGGACGCGCCCTCAATCGTCGTATTGAAGTGGAATTCTGGTACGACGACATGCTGCAGTCACTGCCGGATGAGCCACAGATGTGCCCGGAAGATTCCGGGGCCGAAACCGTGGCGCGGGTTTACGATCCACCCACCGGTCGGATCAAGCCGGTACCTTACGAAGATGGGCAGCCGAAGATCGCTGAAGGTTATATAGCCCGTCTGGGTCGAATCCTGGAAGACATCACCGACAAGAGCAATGTTCGTCTGCGCTTCATCGGCTATACCGATAACGAACGGCTAGACCGCCGCACCGCGATGGTCTATGGCGATGACATCGGGCTGTCAACTGCCCGTGCCCGCCGTGTCATGGAGGCGATAAGTCAGGAGCTCGGCCTTACCGAAGAACAGACAGAGTATGAAGGCCGTGGCTACGTGCAAAGCGATGACGTGGTCAATACCGGCTTTGTGGAATCGGATATTTCCCGGGTGGAAGTCCAGGTGGTCTATGACGAACTGGCCATGCTGGATGATCTGGATGGTGTGGATATCCAGCGCCTGACTCGTGAAGTGGACGTGGCCAACCCCTACGACCTGAACCTGATGCGTATTACCGTGGACGGCAAGCCGCTGGATGACCCGGGTAAGAGTACGCCTGATGTACAACGCTGTACCGATGTGGCATTGGAAAAAGCGGATATCCAGTTCAAGTTCGACAATCTGGACATAAAGCCACGCCTGAACGTCACTGCCTGGCCCAACAGTATTCGCTACCAGGATGTACCGGATACGGAGCTTCAGGAAAACCTGGTGCAGTTCCGCATCTACAGCAACTACCCGGCCTTTATCGACAAGGCGGAAGTGCGTCTTTTCGAGAAAAGCGCATCGCTGCGTGATACGCCGCTGGCGGTGGTACCGGTGGACCAGAATGGTTATGCCGAATGGTTAGCCGAATTCGAAAGCTACCAGGCCCCAGGGCGCGATCTGCAGTACGTACTGCGAGTGTACGACAAGGACGGCCGTTACGATGAAACCGCAGCGCAGACGCTGTGGGTGGTGGATGATCTGCCTGAGTCTGATCTGGCAGACAAGGATGACGCTTACCTGGCGCCCGATCAGGAGCTGCTGGTGGGCTATGGCGAAAACCGTCTGGTGCGCTCCGATATTCCACTGAAAGGCGGCACCATCAAGGTGTATGGCAAGCATATACCCGAGGACCGTCAGGTCTTTGTGGCCGGTCGCGCCGTGCCGGTGTCCCGCAGCGAGCAGACCCCCGGTGAGTTTGTGGTGGAGGAAATTCTGCCGGCGGGCCTGCACACCATGGAAGTGGCCGTTATCGATCAGGAAGGCAACGGCGAACTTTTCCTGCGCGATTTGGAACTGGAGAAAAGCGACTGGTTTTATGTGGGGATTGCCGATGTGACAGCATCGCTGTCGGATACCAATGGTCCGGCGAAACTGGTCACCCAGGATGGCCATTATGACGATGATCTGAGTGTGGATGGGCGTCTGGCATATTACACCCACGGAAAATTCGGTGAAGACTGGGAACTCACGTCCAGTGCCGACACCCTGGAAGGGCCGGTGGAAGATCTGTTCACCGGCTTTATGGACAAGTCTCCTGATGCCATGTTCCGCCGTATCGACCCGGACTATCATTTTCCTACCTATGGGGATGACAGCACAGTGGAGGATGGGGCGCCGACGCTGGGCAAGTTCTACCTGAAACTGAAAAAGCAGGATAACTACGGTTTGTGGGGCAACTTCCGCACCAGTTATACCGATAACTCACTGTCACACATCGACCGAAGTCTCTATGGCGGCAACCTGCATTTCCAGTCGGATGCGGTAACCAGTTTCGGTGAGAAGCGATTCCTGTTTGATGGCTTTGTGGCGGATCCGGGAACCATTCCCGGGCGTGATGAATTCCGGGGCACCGGTGGCTCGCTTTACTATCTGCGCCATCTGGATGTGCTGGAAGGATCTGACCGGGTTCGCATCGAGGTGCGTGACAAGGTGTCCGGCATGGTGCTGGCGGTGAAGAATCTGGTGCCGGCCCTGGATTATGACATCGATTACCTGCAGGGGCGCATCCTGCTGTCCGAACCGTTGTCGGCCAGTTCTGCCGATGAACTGCTGGTGTCAACGGATGCCAGCGGCGGCAACGAGGTGTACCTGGTGGCACGCTACGAGTACGCCACCAGCTTCGAGGAAATCAGCAATCTTTCCCAGGGCGGGCGACTGCATTACTGGGCCGGTGATCACGTGAAACTCGGGCTGACCGGCAGCAATAGCCAGGAAGAAGGCAATAGTGACCTGCAGGCGGTGGATCTGACTCTGCGCAAAAGCGCGAAGACCTGGTTCAAGGCTGAACTGGCTGGCAGCGAAGGCTCGGACAATTCCACCTTTTTGTCGAGCGACGGGGGCTTCAACTTTGCCGGGGCCAGCAATGGTGCCGCACCAGGGCAGGAAGATGACATCGAGGCTGATGCCACCCGTTTTGATGCCAGTGTCGCCTTTCGTGATGTCTGGTCAGAATCGGTTGACGGCACCGCGACCGCTTACCAACAGAAAGTCGAGGCCGGCTATTCTGCCCCCGGTGTGATAACCGCCAAGGAAACCGAGCAGATCGGCGGGACCTTGTCCGTGCCGGTGACCCGCTCCACGGACGTGACTGCCAAGGTGGATAGCAGCGAGCAGGTTCAGGGCCTGACAATCGAAGCGGCGGAGTTGAATGTGGGGCATCGCCTCAATGATAAATGGAAAGTCAGCACTGGGGTCCGACAGGAAAACCGTGAGGATAATTCCGCCCTCGTTCCGCTCACCCAGGTTGAGGGAGAGCGGACTGATGTGGTGGTGCGCGGTGATTATGATTCCGGCAGCAGATGGTCCGCTTACGGCTTTGCCCAGAGTACCGCGCAGAGTAGTGGTAATCAGGAAGACAATGATCGAATAGGTGCCGGTGGTTCCTGGCGCTTTACCGATCGCCTGCGCAGTGATGGCGAGCTGTCCTCCGGTGATATGGGAGTCGGAGCCCGGCTAGGAACGGAATACCTAGTGTCTGATCGCAGTAACGTTTATCTGAATTATGCGCTGGAAAATGAGCGCAGCGACAACGGCGTTCGTGCCCGGCGTGGCAACATGAGCTCCGGGTTCAAGACCCGTTACTCGGATACCACCAGTGTCTACCTGGAAGAGCGCTATACCCATGGCGATGTGCCCACCGGCCTGACCCATGCCACCGGCATTGATATTGCTCCCAACGACCGCTGGAATTATGGCGGTAGCCTGGATTTCGGCACTCTCAGTGATCGCGAAACCGGGGCAGAACTGGAGCGTCGCGCTGCGGCCTTGAAAGTGGGTTATGCATTCAATGAAGTAAAATTTGCCAGCGTGCTGGAATATCGTATCGACAAGGCCGAAGCGCTGAATCTGAGCACTTCGGAGCGCAAGACCTGGTTGACCAAGAACAGCATGAAATACCAGTTCACCCCGGACTGGCGTTTAATCGGCAAGCTCAACTATTCTGATAGTCAGAGTTCACTGGGTGAATTGTACGATGGCAGCTTTATCGAAGCGGTCATGGGTTACGGCTACCGCCCGGTGTATCACGACCGGCTCAATGTGCTGGCCAAGTATACCTATTTCTACAATATGCCCTCGGCGGGACAGGTGACATTGAACAATACGGCGGCGGAGTTTATCCAGAAAAGTCACATTCTCTCCGTGGACGCCATTTACGATCTGACACGTCGTTGGAGTGTGGGTGGCAAGTACGCCTACCGTCTCGGCCAGATCAGCCAGGACCGGGTTGATCCGGAATTCTTTGACAGCCGGGCCAGTCTTTACATCTTGCGGGCGGATTGGCATGTGATTCGTCACTGGGATGCCACCGTAGAGGCCCGTTTGCTGGATCTGCCGGATGCGCAAGATCAGCGCAGTGGCGCTTTGGCTGCGATCTATCGCCATCTCAATGACAATGTGAAGTTCGGGATCGGCTATAACTTCAGTGACTTCTCGGATGACCTGACGGATCTGGATTACGATCATCAGGGGGCGTTTATTAATTTGGTGGGCAAGATCTAA